Proteins encoded by one window of Streptosporangiales bacterium:
- a CDS encoding amidohydrolase family protein has protein sequence MLLLRDTPGARKHRPRHRRGRSGQVLPRTRLRHGHQPGGRARHGLRRHRARHRRRAVRAVRVRPHRPAAHPVVHGLPAAEHPRGPHHRRRRALHAFAVHHVRAEGGRRSRVHGRASGGGERRERRAGRRRRTTADRTADQAERRVGGSARRTRKRRHVTTEIVDCHAHLVPAGFVADLAAGRQRFPNVEVRADGGSHVVSFNGGPPTRPINAGLTDAEKRSGWLSAQGVDRQVVGGWLDIFGYQLPAAEGDEWAHVLTTTIVEQAATDQRLVPLGTVPLQDPERAAAALREYRRTDLPGIMIATRAGDSELDDDAYTPLWEAADETGAVIFLHPGFGAASSRYADFGLANGLARLEDTTVTLARLLYRGIPAKYPAMKLLVAHGGAALPYVLGRLVQNHLLDPDGTADPVESFAHLYFDSVVFDTAALEFLVRKVGAQRVLLGSDYPFPIGDLTPRNVAENAELKSDEQALVLGGTAAEMFPGGTA, from the coding sequence GTGCTACTCCTTCGAGACACACCTGGTGCTCGCAAGCATCGACCCCGACACCGGCGTGGTCGATCTGGACAAGTACTACCTCGCACACGACTGCGGCACGGTCATCAACCCGGAGGTCGTGCGCGGCATGGTCTACGGCGGCACCGCGCACGGCATCGGCGTCGCGCTGTACGAGCAGTTCGCGTACGACCCCACCGGCCAGCCGCTCACCCAGTCGTTCATGGACTACCTGCTGCCGAGCACCCACGAGGTCCCCACCATCGTCGACGTCGAGCACTGCACGCCTTCGCCGTTCACCACGTTCGGGCAGAAGGGGGCCGGCGAAGCCGGGTACATGGGCGCGCCAGCGGCGGTGGCGAGCGCCGTGAACGACGCGCTGGCCGCCGTCGACGTACCACCGCTGACCGAACTGCCGATCAAGCCGAGCGACGTGTGGGCGGCAGTGCACGCCGCACGCGGAAGAGGAGACACGTGACCACGGAGATCGTCGACTGCCACGCTCACCTGGTGCCCGCCGGGTTCGTCGCGGACCTGGCCGCGGGCCGGCAGCGGTTCCCGAACGTCGAGGTGCGGGCGGACGGCGGCAGCCACGTCGTCTCGTTCAACGGTGGGCCACCGACGCGGCCGATCAATGCGGGCCTCACCGACGCGGAGAAGCGCAGCGGCTGGCTCTCCGCGCAGGGCGTCGACCGGCAGGTCGTCGGCGGCTGGCTGGACATCTTCGGGTACCAGCTGCCCGCCGCGGAAGGCGACGAGTGGGCGCACGTGCTCACCACCACCATCGTCGAGCAGGCGGCCACCGACCAGCGGCTGGTGCCGCTCGGCACGGTGCCGCTGCAGGACCCGGAACGCGCCGCCGCCGCACTGCGCGAGTACCGCCGCACCGACCTGCCCGGCATCATGATCGCCACCCGCGCCGGCGACAGCGAGCTGGACGACGACGCGTACACGCCGTTGTGGGAGGCCGCCGACGAGACGGGCGCGGTGATCTTCCTGCACCCGGGCTTCGGCGCGGCGTCGAGCAGGTACGCCGACTTCGGCCTGGCGAACGGGCTCGCGCGGCTGGAAGACACCACGGTCACGCTGGCGCGGTTGCTCTACCGCGGTATCCCCGCGAAGTACCCGGCGATGAAGCTGCTCGTCGCACACGGCGGCGCGGCGCTGCCGTACGTGCTCGGCCGGTTGGTGCAGAACCACCTGCTCGACCCGGACGGCACCGCCGACCCGGTCGAGTCGTTCGCGCACCTGTACTTCGACAGCGTGGTCTTCGACACCGCCGCGCTCGAGTTCCTGGTACGGAAGGTCGGCGCGCAGCGCGTACTGCTGGGGTCCGACTACCCGTTCCCCATCGGCGACCTGACACCGCGGAACGTCGCGGAGAACGCCGAGCTGAAGTCGGACGAGCAGGCACTGGTACTCGGCGGCACCGCGGCCGAGATGTTCCCCGGCGGCACGGCATGA
- a CDS encoding xanthine dehydrogenase family protein subunit M: protein MKPVDFVLHQPDTLAEALQLLAEHGDDGKVLAGGQSLVPLLNFRLARPAHVVDVGRIDALHEMRPGDGEVTVGAMVRQAAAEHSPDVTSQVPLLGAALPQIAHPPIRARGTVGGSLAHADPAAELPTVARALDATFVAASIRGRRTIPAAEFFQTHLTTALAADELLIRVVFPTAPDTGAAYHEVGRRRGDFALVGAAASLTVEDGVVTAARFALSGVADVPLRCTEAEELVRGRAVEEAAMRELREWARDTVTPPADLHATADYRAHVAGTLLARATRAAFGQTVDRVAA from the coding sequence ATGAAGCCGGTCGACTTCGTCCTGCACCAGCCGGACACCCTCGCCGAGGCGCTGCAGCTGCTCGCCGAGCACGGCGACGACGGCAAGGTGCTCGCCGGCGGCCAGAGCCTGGTGCCGTTGCTGAACTTCCGGCTCGCCCGGCCGGCCCACGTCGTCGACGTGGGCCGCATCGACGCGTTGCACGAGATGCGGCCCGGCGACGGCGAGGTGACCGTCGGCGCGATGGTGCGGCAGGCCGCCGCCGAGCACTCGCCGGACGTCACGAGCCAGGTGCCGCTGCTCGGCGCCGCGCTGCCGCAGATCGCGCACCCGCCGATCCGGGCGCGCGGCACCGTCGGCGGCAGCCTGGCGCACGCCGACCCGGCCGCCGAACTACCGACCGTCGCGCGGGCACTCGACGCGACGTTCGTCGCCGCGAGCATCCGCGGCCGGCGGACGATACCGGCGGCGGAGTTCTTCCAGACGCACCTGACCACGGCGCTCGCCGCCGACGAGCTGCTGATCCGGGTGGTCTTCCCTACCGCGCCCGACACCGGCGCCGCGTACCACGAGGTCGGCCGCCGCCGCGGCGACTTCGCCCTGGTGGGCGCGGCTGCTTCGCTGACCGTCGAGGACGGCGTCGTCACCGCCGCCAGGTTCGCGCTGAGCGGGGTGGCGGACGTACCGCTGCGCTGTACGGAGGCCGAGGAGCTGGTACGCGGCCGCGCCGTCGAAGAGGCCGCCATGCGCGAGCTGCGCGAGTGGGCGCGCGACACCGTCACGCCGCCGGCCGACCTGCACGCGACGGCCGACTACCGCGCGCACGTCGCGGGCACCCTGCTCGCCCGCGCGACCCGCGCCGCGTTCGGCCAGACGGTGGACCGGGTCGCGGCCTAG
- a CDS encoding PQQ-binding-like beta-propeller repeat protein, giving the protein MTTPEDETAEPAEGEQAEPEQSRSRQNLVAVLVTVTVVLIIVVLLATLLLPGWQTKQYGWSAPSDEGDTHRTYVTGDSLVRVSSSGVAAYRLDTGKKQWQQRTAVDRQQVCAAVPEPAEGVIAVMVGTSLGPKFVCSEVRAIDIDSGKELWRKRITEQVAADPRPRFAVTMVDGMVVATDALELVAFDARTGKRQWRHGPRTTGCHLAGASSDGDELLTITQCYDPDGFPIDGGVQSRSLTDGEINWQRRFGAERGRIVNVDPLVVATDKGNVFTYDGDGKQQARIAAKQQAGTLSLVPDVDSTDGNAVVEARVVDGLLVGAVRGGKQTRVAAYRIRDGKRSWAADVGGAGMPWVSTGERGLVTFLVSDAPEDDLPYLVDVDARTGAVDAGDEIEPRGKATRLPKAGYGYTLADDTLLAVRAESAGDEPLVLAYS; this is encoded by the coding sequence GTGACGACACCCGAGGACGAGACCGCCGAGCCCGCCGAGGGCGAGCAGGCGGAGCCGGAGCAGTCACGGTCCAGGCAGAACCTGGTGGCTGTGCTCGTGACCGTGACAGTGGTGCTGATCATCGTCGTGCTGCTCGCCACGCTCCTGCTGCCCGGTTGGCAGACGAAGCAGTACGGCTGGTCGGCGCCGAGCGACGAAGGCGACACGCACAGGACCTACGTCACCGGTGACTCGCTGGTGCGGGTGAGCAGCAGCGGCGTCGCGGCGTACCGGCTGGACACCGGAAAGAAGCAGTGGCAGCAGCGCACTGCGGTCGATCGGCAGCAGGTCTGCGCGGCGGTACCTGAACCGGCCGAAGGCGTCATCGCCGTGATGGTCGGCACGAGCCTCGGTCCCAAGTTCGTCTGCAGCGAGGTACGGGCCATCGACATCGACAGCGGCAAGGAGCTGTGGCGCAAACGGATCACCGAGCAGGTGGCTGCCGACCCGCGGCCGAGGTTCGCCGTGACCATGGTGGATGGCATGGTCGTCGCCACGGACGCGCTCGAGCTGGTGGCCTTCGACGCGCGCACCGGCAAGCGCCAGTGGCGCCATGGCCCGCGCACCACCGGCTGTCACCTGGCCGGCGCCAGCTCCGACGGCGACGAACTGCTCACCATCACGCAGTGCTACGACCCGGACGGGTTCCCCATCGACGGGGGAGTCCAGTCGCGCAGCCTGACCGACGGCGAGATCAACTGGCAGCGCAGGTTCGGCGCGGAGCGTGGTCGCATCGTCAACGTCGACCCACTGGTCGTGGCGACCGACAAGGGCAACGTGTTCACGTACGACGGGGACGGCAAGCAGCAGGCGCGCATCGCTGCCAAGCAGCAGGCGGGCACGCTCTCGCTGGTTCCCGACGTCGACTCCACCGACGGCAACGCGGTCGTCGAGGCGCGGGTCGTGGACGGGCTGCTCGTAGGTGCGGTACGCGGCGGCAAGCAGACGAGGGTGGCCGCGTACCGGATCAGGGACGGCAAGCGCAGCTGGGCCGCCGATGTCGGTGGCGCAGGCATGCCGTGGGTGAGTACCGGCGAACGCGGGCTGGTGACGTTCCTGGTGTCGGACGCCCCCGAGGACGACCTGCCGTACCTGGTCGATGTCGACGCGCGCACCGGCGCCGTCGACGCCGGCGACGAGATCGAGCCGCGCGGCAAGGCCACCCGGTTGCCGAAGGCGGGCTACGGCTACACCCTGGCCGACGACACGCTGCTCGCCGTACGGGCGGAGAGCGCCGGCGACGAGCCGTTGGTGCTGGCGTACAGCTAG